The following proteins are co-located in the Camelina sativa cultivar DH55 chromosome 12, Cs, whole genome shotgun sequence genome:
- the LOC104733434 gene encoding external alternative NAD(P)H-ubiquinone oxidoreductase B3, mitochondrial-like: MVVNVNDKDISAKTKGGDVSTIPYGMIVWSTGIGTRPVIKEFMKQIGQGNRRALATDEWLRVEGCDNIYALGDCASINQRKIMEDIADIFKKADKDNSGKMTVKKFQKVMGEICDRYPQVELYLKSKGMRGITDLLKQAQAENGSNKSTELNIEELKSALCQVDSQVKFLPATAQVAAQQGTYLAKCFDRMEQCEKNPEGPIRIRGEGRHRFRPFRLYPNMPSYTLSH; the protein is encoded by the exons ATGGTAGTCAATGTGAATGATAAGGACATTTCTGCTAAAACCAAAGGAGGAGATGTCTCTACTATTCCTTATGGAATGATCGTTTGGTCAACTGGTATTGGGACTCGTCCTGTGATCAAAGAGTTTATGAAACAAATTGGCCAG GGTAATAGACGTGCTTTAGCAACCGATGAATGGCTTCGGGTTGAAGGATGTGATAATATATATGCACTTGGTGACTGCGCATCAATCAACCAGAGAAAAATCATG GAAGACATAGCTGATATATTCAAGAAAGCAGATAAGGACAATTCAGGAAAAATGACagtgaaaaaatttcaaaaagtaaTGGGTGAGATATGTGATAGATACCCTCAAGTAGAGCTCTACTTGAAGAGCAAAGGTATGCGTGGGATCACCGATCTTCTAAAACAAGCACAAGCTGAGAATGGTTCAAATAAGTCCACTGAACTCAATATAGAAGAACTTAAATCTGCTCTTTGTCAAGTTGACTCACAAGTGAAGTTTCTTCCAGCTACTGCACag GTTGCTGCTCAACAAGGGACTTATCTTGCAAAATGCTTTGACCGTATGGAACAATGCGAGAAGAATCCTGAAGGTCCCATTAGGATTAGAGGAGAAGGTCGTCATCGTTTCCGTCCCTTCAGGTTATATCCAAATATGCCATCTTACACGCTTAGCCATTGA
- the LOC104731392 gene encoding sugar transport protein 12-like: MPSVGIIIGDEKKEYPGYLTPYVTMACIVAAMGGLIFGYDIGISGGVTTMESFQKEFFPSVYEKQKNDHNSSQYCKFDSVSLTLFTSSLYLAALCSCVVASYVTRKFGRKMSMLLGGVLFCAGALLNGFAKAVWMLIVGRLLLGFGIGFTNQSVPLYLSEMAPYKYRGALNIGFQLSITIGILAASVLNYFFSKIRGGWGWRLSLGGAVVPALIITVGSLILLDTPNSMIERGQFKQAETKLRKIRGVDNVEDEMNDLIAASEASKSVENPWRNLLQRKYRPHLTMAILIPSFQQLTGINVIMFYAPVLFQTIGFGSDAALMSAVVTGLVNLGATVVSIYGVDKWGRRFLFLEGGLQMLFSQVAVAVAIGVKFGVDGTPGVLPKWYAIVVVMFICIYVSAFAWSWGPLGWLVPSEIFPLEIRSAAQSVTVSMNMIFTFLIAQVFLLMLCHLKFGLFIFFAFFVAVMSIFVYAFLPETRGVPIEEMNRVWRSHWYWSRFIDA; this comes from the exons ATGCCTTCAGTCGGAATCATCATcggagatgaaaaaaaagaatatcctGGTTACTTAACACCTTACGTCACCATGGCATGTATCGTCGCCGCCATGGGTGGTCTCATCTTCGGTTACGACATCGGAATCTCCG GTGGAGTGACGACTATGGAGTCGTTTCAGAAGGAGTTTTTCCCGTCGGTGTACGAGAAACAGAAGAACGATCACAACTCGAGCCAATACTGCAAATTCGACAGcgtctctctcactctctttacCTCTTCTCTCTACCTAGCCGCACTCTGTTCCTGCGTCGTCGCTTCTTACGTCACCCGTAAGTTTGGCCGGAAAATGTCGATGCTTCTCGGCGGAGTTTTGTTCTGCGCCGGAGCTCTTCTTAATGGTTTCGCAAAAGCCGTTTGGATGCTCATCGTTGGCCGTTTATTACTCGGTTTTGGTATCGGATTCACCAATCAG TCTGTGCCGTTGTATCTATCGGAGATGGCACCGTATAAATACAGAGGAGCACTAAACATCGGATTCCAGCTCTCGATCACTATCGGTATCCTCGCCGCCAGCGTTTTAAACTACTTCTTCTCCAAAATCCGCGGCGGATGGGGATGGAGGCTCAGTCTCGGCGGCGCCGTCGTTCCTGCACTCATCATCACCGTCGGTTCTCTTATCCTCCTGGACACACCAAACTCCATGATCGAGCGAGGTCAATTCAAGCAAGCCGAAACGAAACTCCGTAAGATCCGAGGCGTCGACAACGTTGAAGACGAGATGAACGACTTGATCGCCGCCAGCGAAGCTTCGAAGAGCGTTGAGAATCCATGGAGGAATCTGTTGCAGAGGAAGTATAGACCGCATTTAACGATGGCCATTCTGATCCCTTCGTTTCAGCAGCTCACCGGAATCAATGTCATCATGTTCTACGCGCCGGTTCTGTTTCAAACGATCGGTTTCGGTAGCGACGCTGCTCTGATGTCCGCGGTGGTGACCGGTTTGGTTAACCTTGGGGCGACTGTGGTCTCTATCTATGGCGTTGATAAATGGGGAAGACGATTTCTCTTCCTTGAAGGAGGATTACAAATGCTATTTTCTCag GTAGCTGTTGCGGTGGCGATTGGAGTTAAGTTCGGCGTCGATGGGACTCCAGGCGTTTTACCAAAATGGTACGCTATTGTTGTGGTCATGTTCATATGCATCTACGTGTCGGCGTTTGCTTGGTCTTGGGGTCCTCTTGGATGGCTAGTTCCGTCGGAGATTTTCCCGCTGGAAATCCGGTCGGCGGCTCAGAGCGTAACGGTGTCGATGAACATGATCTTCACGTTCTTAATAGCTCAGGTGTTTTTGCTGATGCTTTGCCACCTGAAGTTCGGGTTGTTCATATTCTTCGCGTTTTTCGTGGCGGTGATGTCTATTTTCGTCTACGCTTTCTTGCCGGAGACGAGAGGTGTGCCGATCGAGGAGATGAATCGAGTCTGGAGATCACATTGGTATTGGTCAAGGTTCATTGATGCCTGA
- the LOC104733432 gene encoding external alternative NAD(P)H-ubiquinone oxidoreductase B3, mitochondrial-like, translated as MRSFTVFERLSKAFHDYPSLSRILVVSTISGGGLIAYSEANGSYSNNGDETGTRKKKVVLLGTGWAAASFLKSLNNSSYEVQVISPRNYFAFTPLLPSVTCGTVESRSVVEPIRNIGRKNVEMSFVEAECFKIDPESKKVFCRSKQGLDSNEKKEFDVDYDYLVIATGAQSNTFNIPGVEENCHFLKEVEDAQRIRRAVIDSFEKASLPGLNEEERKRMLHFVVVGGGPTGVEFAAELHDFVNDDLVKLYPKAKNLVQITLLEAADHILTMFDKRITKFAEEKFSRDGIDLKLGSMVVNVNDKDISAKTKGGEVSTIPYGMIVWSTGIGTRPVIKEFMKQIGQVGNQMSHGI; from the exons ATGAGATCTTTCACCGTCTTCGAGAGATTATCTAAAGCTTTCCATGATTATCCTTCTCTCTCCAGGATTCTAGTCGTCTCCACCATCAG TGGTGGGGGACTTATAGCCTACTCTGAGGCAAATGGATCCTATAGCAACAATGGTGATGAAACTGGAACCAGAAAGAAAAAGGTTGTGTTGCTCGGAACTGGATGGGCTGCAGCAAGTTTCTTGAAGAGTTTGAATAACTCCTCTTATGAGGTTCAGGTTATATCGCCTAGAAACTACTTTGCTTTCACTCCCTTGCTACCTAGTGTTACTTGTGGAACTGTTGAATCTCGCAGCGTTGTTGAACCAATTCGTAACATTGGAAGGAAG AATGTTGAGATGTCTTTCGTGGAGGcagaatgttttaaaattgatCCAGAAAGCAAGAAAGTGTTTTGCCGATCTAAACAAGGCCTGGATTcgaatgagaagaaagaatTTGATGTTGACTACGACTACCTTGTAATTGCTACTGGAGCTCAGTCCAACACATTTAACATTCCTGGGGTGGAGGAGAACTGTCATTTCCTCAAA GAGGTTGAAGATGCACAGCGAATCCGTAGAGCTGTCATTGATTCTTTTGAGAAGGCAAGCTTACCGGGACTaaacgaagaagagagaaagagaatgctACATTTTGTGGTTGTTGGTGGTGGACCAACAGGTGTTGAGTTTGCTGCTGAGCTGCATGATTTTGTTAACGACGATCTAGTCAAACTCTATCCTAAAGCCAAGAATTTAGTGCAAATCACTCTTCTTGAGGCTGCAGACCACATCTTGACCAT GTTTGACAAGAGAATTACAAAGTTTGCTGAAGAAAAATTTAGTAGAGATGGTATTGATCTGAAATTAGGTTCCATGGTAGTCAATGTGAATGACAAGGACATTTCTGCTAAAACCAAAGGAGGAGAGGTCTCTACTATTCCTTATGGAATGATCGTTTGGTCAACTGGTATTGGGACTCGTCCTGTGATCAAAGAGTTTATGAAACAAATTGGCCAGGTGGGTAATCAAATGTCTCATGGTATATGA
- the LOC104731393 gene encoding bifunctional riboflavin kinase/FMN phosphatase, with protein sequence MSMSNSLKKLSSCVLLDLDGTLINTDGVVGDILRKYLCKYGKQWDGRETLKIVGKTPLEAATTIVEDYGLPCGVDEFNSEFYPLFSAQMDKIKSLPGASRLIRHLKCHGVPMALASNSSRANIESKIAHHKGWKECFSVIVGRDEVSKGKPAPDIFLEAAKRLNKDPADCLVIEDSVPGVMAGKAAGTKVIAVPSLPKQTHLYTSADEVINSLLDIRPEEWGLPPFQDWIENTLPIDPWHIGGPVIKGFGRGSKVLGIPTANLSTKDYASELVEHPSGVYFGWAGLPTRGVYKMVMSIGWNPFFDNKEKTIEPWLLHDFTEDFYGEELRLIIVGYIRPEANFTSLESLVAKIHEDREVAERALDLPLYSKFKGDTYLTE encoded by the exons ATGTCGATGAGCAATTCCTTGAAAAAGCTCTCTTCTTGTGTTCTTCTTGACCTCGATGGTACCTTAATCAACACAG ATGGAGTTGTGGGAGACATATTGAGGAAATATTTGTGTAAATATGGTAAACAGTGGGATGGTAGAGAAACATTGAAAATTGTTGGGAAAACTCCATTAGAAGCTGCTACTACCATTGTTGAAGATTATGGACTTCCTTGTGGAGTTGATGAATTCAATTCTGAGTTCTACCCTTTGTTCTCTGCTCA GATGGACAAGATCAAATCCCTTCCTGGTGCCAGTCGGTTGATTAGACATTTGAAGTGTCATGGAGTACCTATGGCATTGGCTTCCAATTCTTCAAGGGCAAATATTGAATCCAAAATTGCTCATCATAAAG gTTGGAAGGAATGCTTCTCGGTTATTGTTGGTCGCGATGAAGTTTCTAAAGGAAAGCCTGCTCCTGATAT TTTTCTTGAAGCAGCTAAAAGATTGAATAAAGATCCAGCTGACTGTTTGGTTATTGAAGATTCTGT GCCTGGTGTTATGGCTGGTAAAGCTGCTGGGACAAAAGTGATTGCTGTTCCTTCTCTTCCTAAACAGACACATCTTTATACATCCGCTGATGAAGTCATCAATTCTCTACTCGACATAAGACCCGAGGAATGGGGTCTTCCTCCATTTCAAGACT GGATAGAGAACACTTTACCAATTGATCCATGGCATATTGGAGGTCCAGTTATCAAAGGATTTGGCCGTGGCTCTAAAGTACTTGGAATCCCCACAG CTAACTTGTCAACAAAGGATTACGCGAGTGAGCTAGTAGAACATCCTTCGGGAGTGTACTTTGGTTGGGCGGGATTGCCAACAAGAGGTGTCTACAAAATGGTCATGAGCATTGGTTGGAATCCTTTTTTCGATAACAAGGAGAAAACTATT GAGCCATGGTTGCTTCACGATTTCACTGAAGATTTCTATGGAGAAGAGCTGCGTCTTATAATTGTTGGCTATATACGCCCTGAG GCTAATTTCACTTCACTGGAGAGTCTCGTCGCAAAGATTCACGAGGACAGAGAAGTTGCAGAGAGAGCTCTTGATCTTCCATTGTATTCTAAGTTCAAGGGTGATACTTATCTAACAGAATGA
- the LOC104731394 gene encoding vesicle-associated protein 4-2-like, which yields MTMTTTEEKPTSDGKGGWGFFKIPFRNSSTNHGRNNNAAASSAAATSPFPSGASSSSSTTNSSHIHNHHHHQQQHHNHHQLGYNGPHGHGDGSGQNQHPTPSPSVSSVAKSFLPTKRRLKLDPSEKLYFPYEPGKQVRSAIKIKNTSKSHVAFKFQTTAPKSCFMRPPGAILAPGETIIATVFKFVEPPENNEKPMDQRSRVKFKIMSLKVKGPMDYVPELFDEQKDDVSKEQILRVIFLDPERSNPALEKLKRQLAEADAAVEARKKPPEETGPKMIGEGLVIDEWKERRERYLAQQQGEGVDSV from the exons atgactATGACGACGACGGAGGAGAAACCAACTTCCGACGGCAAAGGAGGTTGGGGTTTCTTCAAGATTCCGTTTCGTAACTCTTCAACCAATCACGGAAGAAACAACAACGCAGCAGCTTCAAGCGCTGCTGCTACCTCTCCGTTTCCATCTggagcttcgtcttcttcttctactactaatTCTTCTCATATCcacaaccatcatcatcaccaacaacaacatcataatcatcatcagcTTGGTTATAACGGGCCTCATGGTCATGGTGATGGATCGGGTCAAAATCAGCATCCGACTCCTTCACCTTCGGTTTCGTCTGTTGCTAAGTCGTTTCTTCCTACTAAACGAAGATTGAAGCTTGATCCTTCTGAGAAACTTTATTTTCCTT ATGAGCCTGGGAAGCAAGTAAGGAGCGctattaagattaaaaatacCAGCAAGTCACATGTAGCCTTCAAG TTTCAAACTACTGCACCGAAGAGTTGCTTCATGCGTCCGCCTGGCGCTATTCTTGCTCCTGGAGAAACCATTATTGCTACtg tttttaaatttgttgagCCTCCTGAGAACAATGAGAAGCCAATGGATCAGAGGAGCAGAGTTAAGTTTAAAATCATGAGCTTGAAGGTCAAAGGTCCAATGGACTATGTGCCTGAGCTG TTTGATGAGCAAAAGGATGATGTGTCTAAGGAACAAATATTGCGTGTGATTTTCCTGGATCCTGAACGTTCCAACCCT GCACTGGAAAAACTGAAGCGTCAGTTAGCAGAAGCGGATGCAGCGGTGGAGGCACGGAAGAAACCACCAGAGGAAACAGGTCCAAAGATGATTGGAGAAGGGCTTGTGATCGATGAATGG AAGGAGCGTCGAGAGAGATACCTTGCACAACAACAAGGCGAAGGAGTTGACTCTGTCTGA
- the LOC104733431 gene encoding F-box/kelch-repeat protein SKIP6-like — protein MLNSYAPEVPPEGKRVKKKTEETSPSLSGLSLLPEEIALRCLARVSSRFDNASLFLASKSHRSLFKSSELVNLRWEMSCTELSLYVCIRVFPNPTPRWFILTPKRRLNPIPPNPYQPPDSSSFVVVNGGFYVIGGLRNGIPTSDVPFLDCYSHTWHRITSMNTPRASALAHVVKGGKIYVFGGSKHYLHYHERAGAEVFDPKTQTWTPLFFSHLSWDFETQKTWAHLYCSHQSLDIETPHKNNIPQSAVIVLEEKNTSPQDRRNFYFILNDETGNKNDWCIIEKQLYCRGTRGKILWCELNEWDWKEVKGLEELQHSHSSSRHSFRINKLCQTSAGNIVIFWMAESLDLCSAEISFERREGGEIWGKIEWSNVVFKVDPFSTPSQSVKVLHSVSVYV, from the coding sequence ATGTTAAACTCTTATGCTCCAGAAGTGCCACCGGAGGGTAAAcgggtgaagaagaagacggaagAGACGTCTCCATCGTTGTCTGGGCTATCCTTGTTACCAGAAGAGATAGCTCTGAGATGTTTGGCTCGCGTATCTTCCAGATTTGACAACGCGTCCTTATTTCTCGCCTCCAAGAGCCACCGCTCTCTCTTTAAATCCTCTGAGCTCGTCAACTTGAGATGGGAGATGAGTTGCACTGAATTATCTCTTTACGTATGCATCCGCGTCTTTCCTAACCCAACTCCACGCTGGTTCATCCTTACCCCTAAGCGGCGGCTAAACCCCATCCCGCCTAACCCTTATCAGCCTCCGGATTCATCTTCTTTCGTGGTGGTGAATGGGGGTTTCTATGTTATCGGTGGACTCAGAAACGGCATTCCCACTTCGGATGTCCCGTTTCTCGATTGTTACTCTCACACATGGCACCGTATCACGTCCATGAATACGCCTCGAGCTTCCGCATTGGCCCACGTGGTGAAGGGCGGGAAGATATACGTGTTTGGAGGGTCCAAGCATTACCTGCATTACCACGAAAGAGCTGGGGCAGAGGTATTTGATCCAAAGACTCAAACTTGgacccctctttttttttcacacctAAGTTGGGATTTTGAGACTCAAAAAACTTGGGCCCATCTTTATTGTTCACACCAAAGTTTGGATATTGAGACACCGCACAAAAATAATATCCCACAAAGTGCGGTTATAGTTTTAGAGGAGAAGAATACTTCCCCGCAGGATCGAAGAAACTTCTACTTCATCTTAAATGATGAGACAGGAAACAAAAACGATTGGTGTATCATTGAGAAACAATTGTATTGTCGCGGTACTCGAGGAAAAATCTTATGGTGTGAGCTTAACGAATGGGATTGGAAGGAAGTGAAAGGTTTGGAAGAGCTGCAACACTCTCACTCTAGTTCAAGACATTCCTTTCGTATCAACAAACTCTGCCAAACTTCTGCAGGAAACATTGTTATCTTCTGGATGGCAGAGAGTTTGGACCTTTGTTCTGCCGAGATTTCCTTTGAGAGACGCGAGGGAGGCGAGATTTGGGGGAAGATTGAGTGGTCCAATGTTGTCTTTAAAGTTGATCCTTTCTCAACTCCATCACAGAGCGTTAAGGTTTTACATTCTGTATCTGTCTATGTATGA
- the LOC104731395 gene encoding uncharacterized protein LOC104731395, with protein sequence MNIATYYHHSNFILNPHIDKTLAPSQKARSNNITFTTRAQGRRRRLCLVRASADAGEEESGDQSKPAERRSFLSLAEAGLVEISGLGAHEKFLCRLTISSLNLLRVISEQEGCTIEELNAGKVCDWFLKDKLKREHNIESAVLQWDDPDFPF encoded by the exons ATGAACATTGCCACTTATTATCATCactcaaacttcatcttgaatcCTCACATAGACAAGACTTTAGCGCCGTCTCAAAAAGCAAGATCAAATAATATTACATTCACGACAAGagcacaaggaagaagaagaagattgtgttTGGTAAGAGCAAGTGCTGacgccggagaagaagaatccgGTGATCAAAGCAAGCCtgcagagagaagaagttttTTGAGTTTAGCAGAAGCCGGTCTTGTCGAAATCTCGGGCCTTGGTGCACACGAGAAGTTTCTCTGTCGATTAACG ATATCGTCGTTGAACTTACTAAGAGTGATATCGGAGCAAGAAGGATGTACAATAGAAGAGTTGAATGCAGGCAAAGTATGTGATTGGTTCCTCAAGGACAAGCTCAAGAGAGAGCATAACATTGAATCTGCTGTTCTTCAATGGGATGATCCTGATTTCCCATTCtga